From Daucus carota subsp. sativus chromosome 6, DH1 v3.0, whole genome shotgun sequence:
ggtacctgtttgatatttattattattactttagTCATTTACATGATATCCAGTTAACATCGGTGATCAAGGTGATATATGACCTTCACTTCAGGAACcgctttgatatttaaccccttCATATTCTTGTGCATTAAATCATTGGGTAAAGAACTTTTTAAAACTTCTTTAATTATAGGCACAAATCAGTGATATAATCCTATCACACGTTTTATCATTTTGAATTATCCATTTTTCATCAATCTGGGGTTATGGACATCCAAGGTCGACCTAAAGCATATGAAAAAGAGGTTATTAACAGTGTCATGCAAGCACCCATTGTAATCAAAAACTTCATACTTCATATATCAAATACACAAGAACCACGGCAGGGGGGATAGTTTAAAACATAAGTAGCTTGTGTGAACATTCAATAATTACAATAAGTTGTATGGGGTGGGAAGCAGATAACCGTGCAGTAACTATCACAGACCAATGCTGACCAACAAAATGGAACATTAAAATTTCAATGTCCTATTTAGATTtctactaaaatagacatgtcATTCGACAAATCAATTTTCAAGACAGGATTACCAGTATACTGGTAGCCGGTAGGAATGCCAACTTGGGCTGATTACCTACTACGATCAGTGTATCCACTGATGAGGATCTCCTTAGATGTGGAGAAAGAgtgaaaaatttattaattcataaatataaaaaaaaagtgtaCTTAACTGTGTGGTAGCTTGCTGGACAAATAAAACTGCTTTAATCCTTGCAGATAGTTGGAAGCATTGGAGCTGTCTCTGCAGGCTTAGATTTAGGAAAAGAAGGGCCATTGGTCCACATTGGTGCTTGCCTTGCTTCCTTACTAGGCCAAGGTGGGCCTGACAATTACCGTCTCAGATGGCGCTGGCTCCGGTACTTCAACAATGATCGTGACCGCAGAGATCTAATAACATGTGGTTCCTCTTCTGGAGTATGTGCTGCTTTTCGCTCCCCAGTGGGTGGTGTCCTTTTCGCTCTTGAAGAGGTGGCAACATGGTGGAGGAGTGCTCTACTTTGGAGGACCTTCTTCAGTACagcagtggtggtggtggtatTGAGACTTTCCATGGAATACTGTAAAAATGCAAGCTGTGGCCTATTTGGGCAGGGAGGACTAATTCTGTTTGATGTGAGTGACGTCAGCTTGAGGTACCATGTCGTGGACATCATCCCAGTCACTGTACTCGGAGTAATTGGAGGAGTACTGGGAAGCCTCTACAACTACCTACTACACAAAATCCTCAGGGTTTACAACCTCATCAATGAGTAAGCATGAAATTTTTACTATTATATGCACCATGAATCAGTAAACACAGAAGACCAAACCTTCCAATTTCCACCGTTGCGTCGATATGATTCCACCAAACCATGCATAGGTTTTAAAAATGGAGCAGACCATATCCAACCCTGAACTTTTCAACAAGTGAAACCTTCCTATACATCTACTTTTCTACCCACTGATTAGAATGCTTAGGCTAATTCAAAGAAATGATGGCAATTAGTATAATCAAACTTGGCTTTACTTGATTGATGATTCACGTTGGTAATTACATATTGCTGGAAAGCTGGGCCTAAAATGTGATCCCAATACTTAAGTCAGACATCTGAAAACATATTTTATTGTTCATTTGCAGGAAGGGAAAATTACACAAGCTTCTACTCAGTCTCACTGTATCATTGTTTACTTCAGCATGTCTGTACGGACTTCCTTTCCTTGCCAGCTGCACACCTTGTGATCCCTCCCTTCAGGAAGCATGTCCAACAACAGGACGTGTAGGGAACTTCAAGCAATTTAACTGCCCAAGTGGCCACTACAATGACTTGGCCACCCTCCTACATACAACCAATGATGATGCTGTCCGACACATTTTTTCCACCAACACTCCTACAGAGTTCCAGTATTTCTCCCTCACCATCTTCTTTGCATTATATTGCATCTTGGGACTCTTTACCTTTGGTATTGCAGTCCCGTCAGGTCTTTTTCTTCCAATCATCCTAATGGGATCAGCTTATGGTCGCATGCTTGGGATAGCTATGGGAGATTACACAAAAATTGACCAGGGACTGTATGCTGTACTAGGAGCGGCCTCCCTCATGGCTGGGTCAATGAGGATGACAGTTTCCCTTTGTGTGATATTTCTTGAACTGACCAATAACCTTCTCCTGCTACCAATTACAATGTTGGTTCTTCTAATTTCCAAAACTGTTGGAGACTGCTTTAATCCAAGTATCTATGAGATTATACTGGATCTAAAAGGATTGCCTTTCTTGGATGCACATCCTGAACCATGGATGAGAAATATTACAGTTGGTGAGCTAGCTGATGTCAAACCACCAGTTGTAACCCTTCGTGGAATCGAGAAGGTAGGCCGCATAGTAGATGTTCTTCGGAACACCACCCACAATGGGTTCCCTGTTGTAGATGACAGGGAGGTGCCAGTAGGCAGTCAGGCACTCGGAGAACGGGAACTGCATGGACTAGTTTTAAGAGCTCACCTTGTTTTACTACTGAAGAAGAAATGGTTCCTGCAAGAGAGAAGGAGAACAGAAGAATGGGAAGTGAGAGAAAAAATTACCTCAGTTGATTTGGCTGAAAGGAGTGTGAAGCTTGAAGAGGTAGCTGTGACGAAGAATGAGATGGAGATGTATGTTGATTTACATCCTCTCACCAATACAACAGCTTACACGGTAGTGGAGACCATGTCTGTTGCAAAGGCTCTTGTGCTGTTCAGGGAGGTGGGTCTCCGCCATATGCTCATCCTGCCCAAGTTTCAAGGATCTGGGGTAAGTTAAGGCAATTATCATTCCGATGTGCTAGTAATTTACACAAATCACTAACCTGCTCGGCGTTGTGTTTCTTTATACAGGTGTCTCCGGTGGTGGGGATCTTGACCAGGCAGGACCTGAGGGCCCATAACATTTTAAGTGCTTTCCCTCATCTTGAGAAAGCCAAGGGAAGTAAAAAGGGgcaataaatatcaaaaaacagCAAGTGTCACGTCCCCAAAAGATAACTTCCATTCCAATTCAATCATTTTTTGGTATTATTTTTTCATCAGGTTTCAGAAGCAGCAAAACTACCACATGTagaaaatttttatctaaaaaattgtCAGATGTTACATTATTGACAAAATACTCGGGTTACAGACCCTTCACAAAAATATGTAATGCTAGAGAAATTTTTGTTCGACATCAAAAAAATTTCTCCTTCCTGGTTAAGCACATGTGAAGAGCAACCAGCTATGTGGCAACTAtgtctaaatattttttaaagtggttttcttcttcttcttctttccaGGTTTCTTTTTCTTGTTGCCTACTCCTGGTCCTCTTTTAAACACTGCCAACACCTCAATGCTGCATACAATAAAGCTCATCAATAAGGATTCTTACtaattatttaaaagaacaacttaaatcataattaaaagTGCAGCTACTAAGGACTCTATCTTCAGAAAAAAcatacattttaaattttaacactTAAAGATACAATTATTTTACAAGAGAAATCTATTCCATATTGGTATATAAAGAGGAAACTAATACGGAAATATTATATAGCTAGGAGAAATATCAGGGAAGATCTAGTTAACTGATAGCTACTGCTCACAGAACAGATTAAATTTTGCCAAATACTATGACCGCTCAAAGAAATGTGACGCTTATGGAGCAGTGAGAGAATAAAAGTCCATGATAAAACAGATGAAACTCAAGCAAGCATGGTCATTAGTTTACAATGCTCAGTGGTGAGatgaaattataaaatagtTGAAGGTACAatcattaattaatttcattaaaACCATAACATAAATATACATCAGCATATCAATGTATTCTAGTACTCTACTTGATATACATGATGTTACAGCTACCACATCATTTTTTCCTCCTACCATcctgttaggaatatgtgatgcttgatgatacaaggtattttattcttacttagaataaaattgcatgtagctgatcaattggtagcatgctaagacagtatcaattgatcagattgacccatcaacggctgatgaggtattgtaacaaagctggagcattttagcagttgatgtaaaataatgtgtacttttagattagcagttgatctatcaacggatgtttagatagggtgacataattgtaaacatgagaagtcatgtaatctattcaagtgaagtgaagatcgatcggtaatttaaagtatcaatggctatttggaaagaagattatcgaccgctacatcaacatcatcattatcCCATAACTCAAAGAAGACAATCAACTGCTGTTTCAGtgtatcatcaattgatgatattagcaattgattattagcaattgacagctgcaagtcagggaaaagacaaagtccacatgggttgatgtgatagatgctgcaccagctttggaagctaaaccaaaaggagtttagtcaaatattgagaacctcgaagcctaccatttctggcaaagcaacaagaatttcaagctgccaaatgcagtatcaagtccaagaaattctatatttgtactagctagaaagtgtgtaggaaaatacttttacagactagttttgtttgtagtagtatatattcactttgtaatttcacatttcaaagtatcaaacaccaagaactgaagagcaaagaaTTAGaaaaagttagcaagaaattgtaagcttctgctcttcattcttttgtaagcagccaagtatttttacttggaaggttcttgatataaaaatctctcaggtggatcaaacaatccacctgaaatttttaagatccttgttctttaaatttctgttttagtttttatattctcttgtattttgaatatgatctgctatgcaaaaagatattgaattttttgtagattgtattcaacccccccttctacaatctaacttattgtttgaattgtctGAATAACACATCCAATACCCTCCCCTTCTCTTTCACAATTGTCAATTGTAACTttttgcaaaccttttccaaaaaACTATAAACctcctttaaaaaattatgatattgcTGCACAAGGAAAATATGCATGAGGAGGGGAATAAGTCCTCTCATGTTTAATAAATATGTGTTAGTCCTTTAAAAAGGACTCCCgattagaaaaaagaaaaagaagacatGTGAGGTTCAAGGGTATTTGTAAGGAAGGAATAAGCAGTTATCTCTAGCTTGGTGAGATTGGGTACTAGTATAAACTGAACggaaattataatatttcaactgaatATTACAATTTCATTTGATACTCACTGTAATTCATATCTTCAAACTATATGGAGcattagatttttaattaaCTGTTACTAGCTATTAAGGTTTTACGACTTACCAGAACCACCTAACGTTTTGGAAAATTTCAAGAGTCTTCTAGAATCTGCTGCCTCGCATATACTTGTTATTCGGGTGCGAGattttaatagtaataatagtCATATACCTAGACAGTGAATCACTAACATTCAAAACACTCAACCCAGAAAAAGGTCATTTGACATCAAGCTATCAATCCAAACAGAGagagaaaaattatatttttaacaaaataaaaagtttCTTTGCAAGAACTTGATTCAGAACAAGGGTTGCAGAAAGCTTAATAAACAATCAATCAAATATTCATAGAAATACCTCTGGGTTCCGGGAAAGAAATTAAAACCATGTGCTTTATCCAGATGCCATGCCTTACTAGATAGCAACATCTTGCAATCCTATTTAGTATGATTGCTAGATTAGAAACTAATATTCTAATAAGTCTAAAGATCAAAAGGAAAACTCaatgaatcaaataaaatattttagcatACATGTAGTAATACAGATCACCAAAATACCTCCTTAAAACTCTCCCAGCCACAACTTATATAGATAAGAGTCCGAGGTAGCGCTTGACTCTCCTCATGCACTGTTTGACTCCGAATCTGCAGTGAGGCTTCTTTCGAACGTATAACCCAaggcctcttttcatctttaacTTTTGCAACAGGACTAGAGAAAGAAAGTTAAGTGCATAACACAGAAATTTCAGAATCATCTATATAAAAAGGTGACATAAAACAACTGATCAAAGAAAGATTCTGTTGATGACAAATACCTTCCAGATATGTTTACTTTACGCTCCACTGATGATATATTTCGCAATAAATTAACTAAGGATGGGTCCAGTCCCTTCCTGGGTGGATCAACAACGACAACATCAGCCCCCACAAGCCATGTAAGTGGTTCCTAAGCAAGTTGTGAATCAAACGAAGTAAGTTATACACCACCATAGAACCAATTGAAAATAGTATACACTACAATTTGATACTTAAAGTGGATAAATTTAGAAGCAAAATGTTCTTCTATACCAGCTGcatgactcaaaataaattTCAGATATTTTAAGTTTAAGTATTAAGAACAAACAATAGAAGTGTCAGCATGGTGCCAGCTGATGCTACTATCCACACTGACTGGTAGTCGCTCTGCTGTCTTCTCAAAAGATAGCTTTGATTCTTTGTTGACCTCAACACATTTAACCGACCTAATGATAAGAACATAggttttgtaaatattaaaagtaaaaactccaaattaatcaaaaatgtTAACTTCAACATAAACGGAAAGTTGGATAAGAAGTAGACCTGCATTTTCTTGCAGCTGCCAATGATAGTCCAATGACACCAGCTCCTGCATAAAGATCAGCAACTGAGGTGCCGTACGGAACATACTTGTGTAGCTTCCGGAGCAAGGAATCGAAAGCCTGGGAAAAACATTCATGTGATAAATTTTTAATCTGCAAGTTGTGGTTGGCTATTTAAAAGAGCAACATGTTTGCAATACTGTTTATCACAAGGAGTCGAACTCATGGTGCTATCTAGGCTCAACATCTGACCATGACTTAACAGCTGAAGAAAGTAAGAGCAAGTACACTGAAGAATTAGAAAAAGAATATCCACCCTAGTATTTGCTTGACCAAAGCTTGAAGGAGCCATGGAAACATCAATTCCTCCAACATGCTCCCACAAATCTCTTTCCCCCAGGAGATGCCTCCATCTATTACCAAATATTATCTGCATAACAAGTAATGGTACTACTAAGTTACAAAACAATAAGTCTTTAAACATCTTTTATGGAGTTTCGTAGCATCCCATAACAAATCATTGATTTTACTATAAATTCTATTATAACGTGATTCTAATGTAGCATGCTACCatctatataatttataataatttaacacctaaatttgaaaaaaaaagttgattttCGAAACTGGTTCTACAATaaaataattctggataattattgttctgttgtagaatcatgTTGGAATATTGCatatttttcattgatttttgaaataaaaaaaattatataatttcgtTTTCGATTTactacataaaatatataattatatttaataaaaaatataataaatatatgtattatgtatatatttctaaTAGTATATTAGTAATACGGAACTCCATGTAAGAGGGTATGCTCTAGAGTgccaccatatatatatatatatatatatatatatatatatatatatatatatatatatatatatatatatatatatatatagggtcgcgctcaagagagaaccaatgctCAAAATAGAACCACTAAGTTTCTGCTGCAGAACTCTATATTTTACATAGGTTTTCatgatctaaatctaaatacat
This genomic window contains:
- the LOC108227181 gene encoding chloride channel protein CLC-b encodes the protein MVEEQSQHAEPARNYMEGQQADEEQGNPENNSLHRPLLKRNLTLSSSPLALVGAKVSHIESLDYEINENDLFKQDWRSRSKVQVLQYIFLKWTLAFLVGLLTGVIATLINLAIENIAGYKLLVVANYIEKESYLAGFIYFTTANFLLTLVASALCVCFAPTAAGPGIPEIKAYLNGVDTPNMFGATTLMVKIVGSIGAVSAGLDLGKEGPLVHIGACLASLLGQGGPDNYRLRWRWLRYFNNDRDRRDLITCGSSSGVCAAFRSPVGGVLFALEEVATWWRSALLWRTFFSTAVVVVVLRLSMEYCKNASCGLFGQGGLILFDVSDVSLRYHVVDIIPVTVLGVIGGVLGSLYNYLLHKILRVYNLINEKGKLHKLLLSLTVSLFTSACLYGLPFLASCTPCDPSLQEACPTTGRVGNFKQFNCPSGHYNDLATLLHTTNDDAVRHIFSTNTPTEFQYFSLTIFFALYCILGLFTFGIAVPSGLFLPIILMGSAYGRMLGIAMGDYTKIDQGLYAVLGAASLMAGSMRMTVSLCVIFLELTNNLLLLPITMLVLLISKTVGDCFNPSIYEIILDLKGLPFLDAHPEPWMRNITVGELADVKPPVVTLRGIEKVGRIVDVLRNTTHNGFPVVDDREVPVGSQALGERELHGLVLRAHLVLLLKKKWFLQERRRTEEWEVREKITSVDLAERSVKLEEVAVTKNEMEMYVDLHPLTNTTAYTVVETMSVAKALVLFREVGLRHMLILPKFQGSGVSPVVGILTRQDLRAHNILSAFPHLEKAKGSKKGQ
- the LOC108227183 gene encoding uncharacterized protein LOC108227183 isoform X1 — protein: MSFLSLLSPPRFSLITSQTTTTFAVHSSPSPPPPTSISLPTPPISDQSPPLSCALHCSHFNSCSGCTHEFNLHRPAIVDEASVFFKNFGVKDFSFDTCRLWGWRCRAKLAVRGSASDPVIGLYEEGTHNVVDIPDCKAHHPNINAAVDLLRKGMVEFKIHPYDEDQGTGLLRYVQMAVTTYNTSLPASERYRNGKVQLSLVWNSRNENSPFSDRLDALAKFLWKYGGPNSKHHLIHSVWVNFQTSTNNIIFGNRWRHLLGERDLWEHVGGIDVSMAPSSFGQANTRAFDSLLRKLHKYVPYGTSVADLYAGAGVIGLSLAAARKCRSVKCVEVNKESKLSFEKTAERLPVSVDSSISWHHADTSIEPLTWLVGADVVVVDPPRKGLDPSLVNLLRNISSVERKVNISGSPVAKVKDEKRPWVIRSKEASLQIRSQTVHEESQALPRTLIYISCGWESFKEDCKMLLSSKAWHLDKAHGFNFFPGTQSIEVLAVFKRGPGVGNKKKKPGKKKKKKTTLKNI
- the LOC108227183 gene encoding uncharacterized protein LOC108227183 isoform X2, yielding MSFLSLLSPPRFSLITSQTTTTFAVHSSPSPPPPTSISLPTPPISDQSPPLSCALHCSHFNSCSGCTHEFNLHRPAIVDEASVFFKNFGVKDFSFDTCRLWGWRCRAKLAVRGSASDPVIGLYEEGTHNVVDIPDCKAHHPNINAAVDLLRKGMVEFKIHPYDEDQGTGLLRYVQMAVTTYNTSLPASERYRNGKVQLSLVWNSRNENSPFSDRLDALAKIIFGNRWRHLLGERDLWEHVGGIDVSMAPSSFGQANTRAFDSLLRKLHKYVPYGTSVADLYAGAGVIGLSLAAARKCRSVKCVEVNKESKLSFEKTAERLPVSVDSSISWHHADTSIEPLTWLVGADVVVVDPPRKGLDPSLVNLLRNISSVERKVNISGSPVAKVKDEKRPWVIRSKEASLQIRSQTVHEESQALPRTLIYISCGWESFKEDCKMLLSSKAWHLDKAHGFNFFPGTQSIEVLAVFKRGPGVGNKKKKPGKKKKKKTTLKNI